A single region of the Cucumis melo cultivar AY chromosome 3, USDA_Cmelo_AY_1.0, whole genome shotgun sequence genome encodes:
- the LOC103504045 gene encoding uncharacterized protein LOC103504045, with translation MDVEQEEMQFLGIYGIFRETTKLIFTWRRIFSQITLALILPLSFLFLAHMEISDLFLRKIMFDEYVLDQTQTSTPTFDKLSDVVSSEKVYYFLFQIMYLVIFIVLSLLSTSAVVYTVASIYTGRDVAFKPVMSVVPKVWKRLLLTFLCVFISFVGYSIASLLVITFVLFFIILAFRTAGAGVFLFLYVVQILYLAGAFYLTAIWQLSNVISVLEDSYGFKAMGKSYGLVKGKLGISVVIILCLSLPLGTARFVFGHLVVRTASLGILSKGTLGIFCFLLFFIFFLLKLVTETVLYFVCKSYHHENIDKSALSDHLEVYLLGEYVPLRPRDVQLEKFQV, from the coding sequence ATGGATGTAGAACAAGAAGAGATGCAATTTCTTGGAATCTATGGAATTTTTAGAGAAACTACCAAATTAATCTTCACGTGGAGAAGGATTTTCTCCCAAATCACTCTAGCTCTAATTCTCCCTCTCTCCTTCTTGTTCCTCGCTCACATGGAAATCTCCGATCTATTCCTAAGAAAAATCATGTTTGATGAATACGTATTGGACCAAACGCAAACCAGTACACCCACATTCGATAAACTCTCCGACGTCGTCTCATCGGAGAAGGTCtattattttctatttcaaATCATGTACCTGGTAATCTTCATCGttctctctctcctctccaCCTCCGCCGTCGTCTACACCGTCGCCTCGATCTACACCGGCCGCGATGTCGCTTTCAAGCCGGTGATGAGCGTCGTTCCAAAGGTATGGAAACGCCTCCTCTTAACATTCCTCTGCGTGTTCATCTCCTTCGTCGGCTACTCCATCGCCAGCCTCCTCGTCATCACGTTCGTCCTCTTCTTCATCATTCTCGCCTTCCGCACGGCCGGCGCCGGTGTGTTTCTCTTTCTCTACGTCGTTCAGATCCTGTACCTCGCGGGCGCCTTCTACCTGACGGCGATCTGGCAGCTGTCGAACGTAATCTCCGTTCTGGAAGATTCGTACGGATTCAAAGCGATGGGGAAAAGCTACGGTTTAGTGAAAGGGAAATTAGGAATTTCGGTAGTGATAATTTTGTGTCTCAGTCTTCCACTGGGAACGGCGCGTTTTGTGTTTGGACATTTGGTGGTGAGAACGGCGTCGTTGGGGATACTGAGTAAGGGTACTCTGGgaattttttgtttcttattgtttttcattttctttttgttgaagCTAGTGACTGAGACGGTGTTGTATTTTGTTTGCAAATCGTACCATCATGAAAATATTGACAAGTCTGCCCTTTCAGATCATCTTGAGGTGTATTTGTTGGGAGAGTATGTGCCTTTGAGGCCTAGGGATGTTCAACTTGAGAAATTCCAAGTTTGA